A region of Hippoglossus stenolepis isolate QCI-W04-F060 chromosome 7, HSTE1.2, whole genome shotgun sequence DNA encodes the following proteins:
- the mcm7 gene encoding DNA replication licensing factor MCM7 isoform X2 — MMEQRGRDPADTRDPRNQYPPELMRRFELYFKSPTTSKPKVVRDVRADSIGHLVPVRGIVTRATEVKPMMAVATYTCDQCGAETYQPIQSPSFMPLIMCPSQECVTNKSGGRLYLQTRGSKFVKFQEIRIQEHSDQVPVGNIPRSMSVYARGENTRLAQPGDHVAITGVFLPLLRTGFTQAAQGLLSETYMEAHSIILMNKTEDDALGNEELTDEELRGITDEGFYEKLAGSIAPEIYGHEDVKKALLLLLVGGVEQAPKGMKIRGSINICLMGDPGVAKSQLLCYIDRLAPRSQYTTGRGSSGVGLTAAVMRDPVTGEMTLEGGALVLADLGVCCIDEFDKMADADRTAIHEVMEQQTISIAKAGIMTSLNARCSILAAANPAYGRYNPKKSIEQNIQLPAALLSRFDLLWLIQDKPDAEADLRLAQHITYVHQHCRQPPTHFTPIDMKLMRRYIGVCKKRQPVVPESLADYITAAYVEMRKEARVSKDTTFTSARTLLSILRISTALARLRMMDTVEKEDVNEAMRLMEMSKDSLQADKSSTTRTQRPADVIFSLVRELATEGVVGRGGAGGVVRMAEAEQRCVTRGFTPDQFQEALEEYEELNVWQLNQARSRITFV, encoded by the exons ATGATGGAACAGAGGGGTCGTGACCCAGCGGACACCAGAGACCCGCGTAACCAATACCCACCTGAACTCATGAGGAGATT CGAGCTGTACTTTAAGTCTCCCACTACATCCAAACCTAAAGTGGTGCGTGATGTCCGAGCCGACAGCATTGGACACCTCGTGCCGGTTCGAGGCATCGTCACCCGCGCCACCGAGGTCAAACCGATGATGGCAGTTGCTACCTACACATGTGACCAATGTGGTGCAGAGACTTATCAAcct ATCCAGTCTCCCTCCTTCATGCCCCTCATCATGTGTCCCAGTCAAGAGTGTGTCACCAACAAGTCTGGGGGTCGTCTCTACCTGCAGACCAGAGGCTCCAAGTTTGTGAAATTCCAGGAGATTCGTAtccaggaacat aGCGATCAAGTGCCTGTTGGTAATATTCCAAGGAGCATGTCTGTGTATGCCCGCGGAGAAAACACTCGTCTCGCTCAGCCAGGCGACCACGTGGCCATCACAGGAGTCTTCCTGCCTCTTCTGCGCACAGGTTTCACGCAAGCAGCGCAG gGTCTTCTGTCAGAGACGTACATGGAGGCCCACAGCATCATCCTCATGAACAAGACGGAGGATGATGCGCTCGGTAATGAGGAGCTGACTGACGAGGAGCTGCGCGGCATCACAG ATGAAGGATTTTATGAGAAACTAGCTGGTTCAATAGCACCAGAGATCTACGGACATGAAGACGTGAAGAaggccctgctgctgctgctggttgggGGGGTGGAGCAGGCTCCTAAGGGCATGAAAATCAGAG GCAGCATAAATATCTGCCTGATGGGAGACCCCGGAGTCGCAAAGTCCCAGCTGCTGTGCTACATTGACCGTCTGGCTCCTCGAA GTCAGTACACAACGGGTCGTGGTTCATCCGGTGTCGGTCTGACCGCAGCTGTGATGCGTGACCCCGTTACTGGAGAAATGACCCTGGAAGGTGGAGCCTTGGTGCTCGCCGACCTGGGCGTCTGCTGCATTGACGAGTTTGACAAGATGGCTGACGCTGACCGCACAGCCATCCACGAGGTGATGGAGCAGCAGACCATTTCTATTGCAAAG GCCGGCATCATGACCTCCCTCAACGCCCGGTGCTCCATTCTAGCCGCAGCTAACCCCGCCTACGGCCGCTACAACCCCAAGAAGAGCATTGAGCAGAACATTCAGCTGCCGGCCGCTCTGCTCTCCAGGTTCGACCTCCTCTGGTTGATCCAGGACAAGCCAGATGCCGAAGCTGACCTGCGTCTGGCCCAGCACATCACCTACGTCCACCAGCACTGCCGCCAGCCGCCCACTCACTTCACCCCCATCGACATGAAGctgatgag ACGTTACATCGGTGTGTGTAAGAAGCGGCAGCCGGTGGTGCCCGAGTCATTGGCTGattacatcactgctgcttatgTGGAGATGAGGAAAGAGGCGCGAGTGAGCAAGGACACGACCTTTACCTCCGCCCGaaccctcctctccatcctccgtATATCCACTGCTCTG GCTCGTCTTCGTATGATGGACACTGTGGAAAAGGAGGACGTCAACGAGGCAATGAGACTGATGGAGATGTCAAAGGACTCGCTACAAGCTGACAAGTCCAGCACCACAAG GACCCAGCGACCGGCCGATGTCATTTTCTCTCTGGTTCGTGAGCTCGCCACAGAGGGCGTGGTCGGCCGCGGCGGCGCTGGCGGGGTGGTCCGCATGGCCGAGGCAGAGCAGCGCTGTGTCACGCGTGGCTTCACCCCCGACCAGTTCCAGGAGGCCTTGGAGGAATACGAGGAGCTGAACGTGTGGCAGCTCAACCAGGCCCGCAGTCGAATCACCTTCGTCTGA
- the LOC118112452 gene encoding F-box/LRR-repeat protein 12, whose product MEEFKSCNLDYFPENILIDVLSFLSVRELVRAGRVCKRWKRLVKDQRLWRFVDLTAWKGVTSRILWVLLRQYLGCGLRCLRLRGLLLSARGGTFLSESWLKALSTKCPRLSKLYLLHADLRSLSSCQVLPPSLKVLELRGCELPRSFFNQALPSSPAQERAEATSSVGAQRQGQDKKGKKLGSPSGIPIETLVLNNVPSFTDQHLQSLISWERLHRLELRDTFRVTANGLRSCAAKDGVCGVEGLSRLKFLEIGITGRQGYQLQMASLGLGAGWLGLEELSLGGKEVGPGLLCASRLKDLKRLCLWACTLSEMQIVRSCRMLRGLRQLEFLDVTFQPRQGPPVVEGEGGGEEEQEGEEAAGEESSNDDNKAQDVNDPIPSLRRSLAVLLPSCALVFTNCSIQINAD is encoded by the exons ATGGAAGAATTTAAAAGCTGTAACCTGGACTACTTCCCCGAAAACATCCTGATAGACGTGCTGTCGTTCCTGAGCGTGAGGGAACTCGTCCGAGCTGGACG AGTATGTAAGAGATGGAAACGCCTCGTTAAAGACCAGCGACTGTGGAGGTTTGTCGACCTGACTGCCTGGAAAGGA GTGACGTCCCGTATTCTTTGGGTCCTGCTGCGTCAGTATCTTGGTTGTGGACTAAGGTGCCTACGGTTGCGTGGTTTGCTGCTCTCGGCCCGAGGCGGCACCTTTCTCTCTGAGTCTTGGCTCAAAGCTTTGTCCACAAAGTGCCCTCGGCTGAGTAAACTCTACCTTCTGCACGCAGACCTGAGAAGCCTGTCCAGCTGCCAGGTCCTACCTCCATCTTTAAAGGTGCTGGAGCTGCGTGGTTGTGAGCTGCCTCGCAGCTTTTTCAACCAGGCACTGCCTTCTTCACCTGCCCAAGAAAGAGCAGAAGCCACATCCAGTGTTGGTGCTCAACGGCAGGGACAGgataagaaaggaaaaaagctTGGCTCTCCATCAGGGATTCCTATTGAGACCTTAGTCCTTAACAATGTGCCCTCTTTCACGGACCAGCACCTGCAGAGTCTGATATCATGGGAGAGGCTCCATCGACTGGAGCTGCGTGACACGTTTCGCGTGACTGCCAATGGGCTCAGGAGCTGTGCTGCCAAGGACGGCGTCTGTGGTGTCGAAGGGCTCTCCAGGCTCAAGTTTCTGGAAATAGGCATCACTGGGCGGCAGGGCTACCAGTTACAGATGGCCTCCCTGGGTTTAGGGGCAGGATGGCTCGGACTGGAGGAACTGAGCCTGGGTGGTAAAGAGGTGGGGCCGGGCCTGCTCTGTGCCAGCCGTCTGAAGGACCTGAAGCGCCTGTGCCTGTGGGCATGCACCCTCAGCGAGATGCAGATAGTCCGGAGCTGCCGGATGCTCCGGGGACTTCGCCAGCTGGAGTTTTTGGACGTGACCTTCCAGCCCCGGCAGGGTCCACCAGTggtggaaggggagggtggtggtgaggaagagcaggaaggtgaggaagctgcaggtgaagaaAGCAGCAATGATGACAACAAGGCACAGGATGTGAATGATCCTATTCCAAGTCTGCGTCGCTCACTGGCCGTCCTGCTGCCATCCTGCGCACTAGTTTTCACCAACTGCTCCATTCAGATTAATGCAGATTAA
- the mcm7 gene encoding DNA replication licensing factor MCM7 isoform X1, producing MSRKDYAAEKDKCKRFLQEFYTEDDNGKKVFKYGAQLVALAHREKVSIFVDLDDVAEEDPELVESICENAKRYTGLFADAVHELLPEYKERDIVAKDSLDVYIEHRLMMEQRGRDPADTRDPRNQYPPELMRRFELYFKSPTTSKPKVVRDVRADSIGHLVPVRGIVTRATEVKPMMAVATYTCDQCGAETYQPIQSPSFMPLIMCPSQECVTNKSGGRLYLQTRGSKFVKFQEIRIQEHSDQVPVGNIPRSMSVYARGENTRLAQPGDHVAITGVFLPLLRTGFTQAAQGLLSETYMEAHSIILMNKTEDDALGNEELTDEELRGITDEGFYEKLAGSIAPEIYGHEDVKKALLLLLVGGVEQAPKGMKIRGSINICLMGDPGVAKSQLLCYIDRLAPRSQYTTGRGSSGVGLTAAVMRDPVTGEMTLEGGALVLADLGVCCIDEFDKMADADRTAIHEVMEQQTISIAKAGIMTSLNARCSILAAANPAYGRYNPKKSIEQNIQLPAALLSRFDLLWLIQDKPDAEADLRLAQHITYVHQHCRQPPTHFTPIDMKLMRRYIGVCKKRQPVVPESLADYITAAYVEMRKEARVSKDTTFTSARTLLSILRISTALARLRMMDTVEKEDVNEAMRLMEMSKDSLQADKSSTTRTQRPADVIFSLVRELATEGVVGRGGAGGVVRMAEAEQRCVTRGFTPDQFQEALEEYEELNVWQLNQARSRITFV from the exons ATGAGTCGGAAGGATTACGCGGCAGAGAAAG acaAATGCAAAAGGTTCCTGCAGGAGTTTTACACCGAGGATGACAACGGGAAGAAGGTGTTCAAATATGGAGCCCAGCTT GTGGCGCTGGCCCACAGGGAGAAGGTGTCTATATTTGTGGATCTTGACGATGTGGCTGAGGAAGACCCCGAGCTGGTGGAGAGCATCTGTGAGAACGCCAAGCGCTACACCGGCCTGTTCGCCGACGCAGTCCACGAGCTGCTGCCAGAGTacaaagagagagat ATTGTGGCCAAAGATTCCCTGGACGTGTACATTGAGCACAGGCTGATGATGGAACAGAGGGGTCGTGACCCAGCGGACACCAGAGACCCGCGTAACCAATACCCACCTGAACTCATGAGGAGATT CGAGCTGTACTTTAAGTCTCCCACTACATCCAAACCTAAAGTGGTGCGTGATGTCCGAGCCGACAGCATTGGACACCTCGTGCCGGTTCGAGGCATCGTCACCCGCGCCACCGAGGTCAAACCGATGATGGCAGTTGCTACCTACACATGTGACCAATGTGGTGCAGAGACTTATCAAcct ATCCAGTCTCCCTCCTTCATGCCCCTCATCATGTGTCCCAGTCAAGAGTGTGTCACCAACAAGTCTGGGGGTCGTCTCTACCTGCAGACCAGAGGCTCCAAGTTTGTGAAATTCCAGGAGATTCGTAtccaggaacat aGCGATCAAGTGCCTGTTGGTAATATTCCAAGGAGCATGTCTGTGTATGCCCGCGGAGAAAACACTCGTCTCGCTCAGCCAGGCGACCACGTGGCCATCACAGGAGTCTTCCTGCCTCTTCTGCGCACAGGTTTCACGCAAGCAGCGCAG gGTCTTCTGTCAGAGACGTACATGGAGGCCCACAGCATCATCCTCATGAACAAGACGGAGGATGATGCGCTCGGTAATGAGGAGCTGACTGACGAGGAGCTGCGCGGCATCACAG ATGAAGGATTTTATGAGAAACTAGCTGGTTCAATAGCACCAGAGATCTACGGACATGAAGACGTGAAGAaggccctgctgctgctgctggttgggGGGGTGGAGCAGGCTCCTAAGGGCATGAAAATCAGAG GCAGCATAAATATCTGCCTGATGGGAGACCCCGGAGTCGCAAAGTCCCAGCTGCTGTGCTACATTGACCGTCTGGCTCCTCGAA GTCAGTACACAACGGGTCGTGGTTCATCCGGTGTCGGTCTGACCGCAGCTGTGATGCGTGACCCCGTTACTGGAGAAATGACCCTGGAAGGTGGAGCCTTGGTGCTCGCCGACCTGGGCGTCTGCTGCATTGACGAGTTTGACAAGATGGCTGACGCTGACCGCACAGCCATCCACGAGGTGATGGAGCAGCAGACCATTTCTATTGCAAAG GCCGGCATCATGACCTCCCTCAACGCCCGGTGCTCCATTCTAGCCGCAGCTAACCCCGCCTACGGCCGCTACAACCCCAAGAAGAGCATTGAGCAGAACATTCAGCTGCCGGCCGCTCTGCTCTCCAGGTTCGACCTCCTCTGGTTGATCCAGGACAAGCCAGATGCCGAAGCTGACCTGCGTCTGGCCCAGCACATCACCTACGTCCACCAGCACTGCCGCCAGCCGCCCACTCACTTCACCCCCATCGACATGAAGctgatgag ACGTTACATCGGTGTGTGTAAGAAGCGGCAGCCGGTGGTGCCCGAGTCATTGGCTGattacatcactgctgcttatgTGGAGATGAGGAAAGAGGCGCGAGTGAGCAAGGACACGACCTTTACCTCCGCCCGaaccctcctctccatcctccgtATATCCACTGCTCTG GCTCGTCTTCGTATGATGGACACTGTGGAAAAGGAGGACGTCAACGAGGCAATGAGACTGATGGAGATGTCAAAGGACTCGCTACAAGCTGACAAGTCCAGCACCACAAG GACCCAGCGACCGGCCGATGTCATTTTCTCTCTGGTTCGTGAGCTCGCCACAGAGGGCGTGGTCGGCCGCGGCGGCGCTGGCGGGGTGGTCCGCATGGCCGAGGCAGAGCAGCGCTGTGTCACGCGTGGCTTCACCCCCGACCAGTTCCAGGAGGCCTTGGAGGAATACGAGGAGCTGAACGTGTGGCAGCTCAACCAGGCCCGCAGTCGAATCACCTTCGTCTGA
- the LOC118112715 gene encoding formin-like protein 3, giving the protein MISTLWLGGALCCLMLLPGLIEAKSLLNSIKQEEMVPVSHVNIASEQANSFLTHSRSKRNVDPRWHRGNPDFQAYYRYYSSIGHTEGLYEIDKLRMLYQQMRYLEQTYGPNASYYQNKLGVPMVMCDPATDKKCKPVPPPPSMKGVPRPTAPPVTLPPLPPAPSISQADVLYLCNKKDPLCKPHIVYLPSGAIPVLCDPRYHPHCTPQKAAPGPVAVLQPLPPSPKKFVLPPPPPVLVKKSAPAPAPVRTFKGMEYDCDPYWDPDCLVDNPPMTMKGKGLVPPPPPAMEEKEEEPAPPAPIEKKSKFYPYPYYPMPYDPRDELYDPVRFKYPEPVDPAEPADEAVESSQ; this is encoded by the exons ATGATTTCGACATTATGGCTGGGGGGGGCTCTCTGCTGTCTGATGCTGCTCCCAG GGCTGATAGAGGCCAAATCATTACTGAACTCCATCAAGCAGGAAG AGATGGTTCCTGTCAGTCACGTTAACATCGCCTCAGAGCAAGCAAACAGCTTCCTGACTCACTCCAGATCCAAACGCAACGTGGACCCGAGATGGCACCGAGGAAACCCCGACTTCCAGGCTTATTACAGATACTACAGCAGCATCGGACACACTGAGGGG CTCTATGAGATCGACAAACTGCGGATGCTCTACCAGCAGATGAGGTACCTGGAGCAGACCTACGGCCCCAATGCCTCCTATTACCAGAACAAGCTGGGGGTGCCGATGGTCATGTGCGACCCAGCTACAGACAAGAAGTGCAAAcctgttcctcctccaccttcgaTGAAAGGGGTCCCGAGACCCACCGCGCCCCCAGtgaccctccctcctctcccccctgcTCCATCTATCTCCCAGGCCGATGTGCTCTATCTGTGCAATAAAAAGGACCCGCTCTGCAAGCCCCACATCGTCTACCTGCCCAGCGGCGCCATTCCAGTGCTCTGTGACCCCCGCTACCACCCCCACTGCACCCCTCAGAAGGCTGCACCCGGCCCTGTGGCAGTGCTTCAACCTCTTCCACCTTCACCGAAGAAGTTTGTCCTACCTCCGCCTCCACCGGTCCTTGTCAAGAAGTCTGCCCCTGCCCCTGCCCCCGTCCGCACCTTCAAGGGCATGGAGTACGACTGTGACCCCTACTGGGACCCTGACTGCCTGGTTGACAACCCACCAATGACGATGAAAGGGAAGGGTTTggtcccaccaccaccaccagctatggaggagaaggaggaggaaccaGCACCTCCTGCACCCATCGAGAAGAAATCAAAATTCTACCCTTACCCTTACTACCCTATGCCCTACGACCCCAGGGATGAGCTGTACGACCCGGTCCGCTTCAAGTACCCCGAGCCTGTGGATCCTGCTGAGCCTGCTGATGAGGCTGTGGAGTCCAGCCAGTAA
- the cops6 gene encoding COP9 signalosome complex subunit 6, with product MATSNGGGMEVDGAASPSVMAAGVTGSVSVALHPLVILNISDHWIRIRSQEGQPMQVIGALIGKQEGRNIEVMNSFELLSQTIDERVHIDKEYYYTKEEQFKQVFKEMEFLGWYTTGGPPDQSDIHIHKQVCEIIESPLFLKLNPLTKHTDLPVSVYESVIDIINGEATMLFAELTYTLATEEAERIGVDHVARMTATGTGENSTVAEHLIAQHSAIKMLHSRVRIILEYVKAVESGEVPFNHEILREANALCHRLPVLSTIKFKTDFYDQCNDVGLMAYLGTITKTCNSMNQFINKFNVLYDRQGIGRRMRGLFF from the exons ATGGCGACCAGCAATGGTGGAGGAATGGAAGTGGATGGGGCAG CCAGCCCCAGTGTTATGGCCGCAGGAGTCACCGGGAGCGTTTCTGTGGCCTTACATCCTCTGGTTATCCTCAACATATCCGACCACTGGATACGTATCCGCTCACAAGAGGGACAACCAATGCAGG tGATCGGGGCCCTGATAGGGAAGCAGGAGGGTAGAAACATTGAGGTGATGAACTCCTTTGAGTTGCTGTCTCAAACCATAGATGAACGAGTGCATATTGACAAGGAGTATTACTACACCAAGGAAGAACAAT TCAAACAGGTTTTCAAAGAAATGGAGTTCTTGGGTTGGTACACCACGGGCGGTCCTCCTGACCAGTCCGACATCCACATCCACAAGCAG gTGTGTGAGATCATTGAGAGCCCTCTCTTCCTCAAACTCAACCCGCTGACCAAACACACCGAC CTGCCTGTTAGTGTTTATGAATCTGTGATTGACATCATCAATGGCGAG GCGACCATGTTGTTTGCTGAGCTGACGTACACTCTGGCCACAGAGGAAGCGGAGAGAATCGGTGTTGACCACGTAGCTCGAATGACGGCCACCGGCACAGGAGAAAACTCCACAG TCGCTGAACACCTCATAGCCCAGCACAGTGCGATAAAGATGCTCCATAGTCGGGTGAGGATCATTCTCGAGTACGTCAAAGCCGTGGAATCAG GAGAGGTGCCATTCAACCATGAGATCCTTCGAGAAGCAAACGCCCTGTGTCATAGACTGCCCGTCCTCAGCACCATCAAATTTAAAACTGACTTCTACGAT CAATGTAATGACGTGGGCCTCATGGCCTACTTAGGAACCATCACCAAGACCTGCAACAGTATGAACCAGTTCATCAACAAGTTCAACGTCCTGTACGACAGACAGGGCATCGGCCGGAGGATGAGAGGACTCTTCTTTTGA